A single Micromonospora sp. CCTCC AA 2012012 DNA region contains:
- a CDS encoding ATP-grasp domain-containing protein, protein MRTLLLVGGVDDTVVAAKELGLRVVLLQHPTKITGRQRELADVTEVLDYTDWAATAPVVTSLHERWRIERVVSLTEPGLDIAAQISDLLGLGGTTFQVSRLFRDKLAMRRHLVRRDAEAVAATPLHDFDDLPAFGARHGYPFVVKPAAATASIGVFRVADPSDHDFVWEQVRRLRGTRTDRVSTLLMIDDFFMEEYVHGQEFSVESFSFGGRHVMVTITEKMTVPGHFAELGHAVPARLTEDAWDRVAECVTTFLDHMGFTDGPCHTEVRLSGTRARIIESHHRYGGDAIPELVRAVYGIDLDTLAVGWPFGLVDPLPDDPCPRGGACVRAIVAAPGRVVSIEGVEEARRQPDVLAVRISVHAGDEVRPLRDNWDRLGLVAATAASPTAAAVRAAQVIDDFIRIRVQDDSGRVHLARVAEVHRVPSGVG, encoded by the coding sequence TTGAGGACACTGCTTCTGGTCGGCGGCGTCGACGACACGGTCGTCGCGGCGAAGGAGCTCGGCCTGCGAGTGGTGCTGCTGCAGCACCCCACCAAGATCACCGGCCGGCAGCGGGAGCTGGCCGACGTCACCGAGGTGCTGGACTACACCGACTGGGCGGCGACGGCGCCGGTGGTGACCAGCCTGCACGAGCGGTGGCGTATCGAGCGGGTCGTGTCGCTGACCGAGCCGGGCCTGGACATCGCCGCGCAGATCAGCGATCTACTCGGCTTGGGTGGTACGACGTTCCAGGTCTCCCGCCTTTTCCGGGACAAGCTGGCGATGCGCCGCCACCTGGTGCGCCGCGACGCAGAGGCGGTAGCGGCGACCCCGTTGCACGACTTCGACGACCTGCCCGCGTTCGGCGCGCGTCACGGCTACCCCTTCGTAGTGAAGCCCGCGGCGGCCACGGCCAGCATCGGGGTGTTCCGCGTCGCCGACCCGTCCGACCATGACTTCGTCTGGGAGCAGGTGCGCCGGCTGCGGGGCACCCGTACCGACCGCGTGTCGACACTGCTGATGATCGACGACTTCTTCATGGAGGAGTACGTCCACGGGCAGGAGTTCAGCGTCGAGTCGTTCAGCTTCGGTGGACGACACGTGATGGTGACGATCACCGAGAAGATGACCGTCCCGGGCCACTTCGCGGAGCTCGGTCACGCCGTGCCGGCGCGGCTGACAGAGGATGCGTGGGACCGGGTCGCCGAGTGCGTCACCACCTTCCTCGACCACATGGGATTCACCGACGGTCCCTGCCACACCGAGGTCCGCCTGTCGGGTACGAGAGCGCGCATCATCGAAAGTCACCACCGCTACGGCGGTGACGCGATCCCGGAGCTCGTGCGGGCCGTGTACGGCATTGATCTGGACACCCTGGCCGTCGGCTGGCCCTTCGGACTGGTGGACCCGCTGCCGGACGATCCGTGTCCGCGGGGTGGCGCCTGCGTGCGAGCCATCGTCGCCGCGCCCGGTCGGGTGGTGTCCATCGAGGGTGTCGAGGAGGCGCGCCGCCAGCCGGACGTCCTGGCGGTGCGGATCAGCGTCCACGCGGGTGACGAGGTGCGTCCGCTGCGGGACAACTGGGACCGGCTCGGTCTGGTCGCCGCCACGGCGGCCAGTCCGACCGCCGCAGCCGTGCGGGCCGCTCAGGTCATCGACGACTTCATTCGGATCCGGGTGCAGGACGACAGCGGGCGTGTCCATCTCGCGCGGGTCGCGGAGGTTCACCGAGTGCCGTCGGGGGTGGGCTGA
- a CDS encoding ATP-grasp domain-containing protein — protein sequence MSISRGSRRFTECRRGWADMSVLILHRNPLEPFPYRAWLADYDGPIVMLAARDKIESFGEQVPDDAAGLSHLGVLDHYDRDVAARATELAEQYHPRHVVALHEADLELAADLRERWRLPGPRAADIRPFRDKLLMKERAQAAGIEVAPHSLATTAQQVEAFAAEHGYPVVLKQRAGYNSIGLRISRSSEALRAHVDALFAGGARDDIIVEQFVAGRMCHVDGFVRGGRTVLAWPSQYQYDLASFGSDPGPRIDLTLDPHDPLTTRLLDLVDEVLAAVTRRPGHLTDHAFHAEVFHTPDDRLVLCEIACRSGGAKIREVFEVMFGVNLAELEIRTQLGLPVPALDHLPAGVRPQPGSMSGQMLMMKRPGLVRAVPARPTEPWVRRFWCWARPGQVIPPAAGSADFLTAAIAAAPTRAECEARLRSLGARIADQFHIAEAS from the coding sequence GTGTCCATCTCGCGCGGGTCGCGGAGGTTCACCGAGTGCCGTCGGGGGTGGGCTGACATGAGTGTTCTCATCCTGCACCGCAACCCCCTGGAGCCTTTCCCGTATCGAGCCTGGCTCGCCGACTATGACGGTCCGATCGTGATGCTCGCCGCCCGCGACAAGATCGAATCCTTCGGTGAGCAGGTCCCCGACGACGCCGCCGGGCTGTCGCATCTCGGGGTGCTCGACCACTACGACCGGGACGTGGCGGCCCGCGCCACGGAACTCGCCGAGCAGTACCACCCTCGCCACGTCGTCGCGCTTCACGAGGCGGACCTGGAGCTCGCCGCGGACCTTCGCGAGCGGTGGAGGCTACCGGGCCCCCGGGCCGCTGACATCCGCCCGTTCCGGGACAAGCTGCTCATGAAGGAACGGGCGCAGGCCGCGGGCATCGAGGTGGCCCCCCACAGCTTGGCGACCACGGCGCAGCAGGTGGAGGCTTTCGCTGCCGAGCACGGCTACCCCGTCGTGCTCAAACAGCGCGCCGGCTACAACTCCATCGGCCTGCGTATCAGCCGCTCATCCGAGGCGCTGCGTGCTCATGTGGACGCCCTCTTCGCCGGCGGTGCCCGCGACGACATCATCGTGGAGCAGTTCGTCGCCGGCCGGATGTGCCACGTCGACGGGTTCGTCAGGGGCGGCCGGACCGTGCTGGCCTGGCCCTCCCAGTACCAGTACGACCTGGCGTCCTTCGGCAGCGACCCGGGCCCGCGCATCGATCTGACCCTCGACCCGCACGACCCGCTCACCACACGGCTGCTCGACCTGGTCGACGAAGTCCTCGCCGCCGTCACCCGCCGGCCCGGTCATCTCACCGACCACGCTTTCCACGCTGAGGTCTTCCACACCCCTGACGACCGGCTCGTGCTGTGCGAGATCGCTTGCCGCAGCGGCGGGGCGAAGATCCGTGAGGTCTTCGAGGTCATGTTCGGTGTCAACCTGGCCGAGCTTGAGATCCGCACCCAGCTCGGTCTGCCCGTCCCTGCACTCGACCACCTGCCGGCCGGAGTCCGCCCGCAGCCCGGCAGCATGTCCGGACAGATGCTCATGATGAAACGGCCCGGTCTCGTCCGCGCAGTGCCGGCACGGCCGACGGAGCCGTGGGTGCGCCGGTTCTGGTGCTGGGCCCGCCCCGGTCAGGTGATCCCGCCCGCCGCAGGATCCGCGGACTTCCTCACCGCCGCCATCGCCGCCGCACCGACCCGCGCCGAGTGCGAGGCGCGGCTGCGGTCGCTCGGTGCGCGTATCGCCGATCAGTTCCACATCGCGGAGGCATCGTGA
- a CDS encoding class-II fumarase/aspartase family protein — protein MIGGHGFDRGLLSPSSAGRAIEHAVGDDAFLQAMLDAEAGLVRAQARLGVVPQQHADTITAVADARRLDLDAIARRATETANPVVALVAALTAAVAAVEPAAAEYVHRGSTSQDILDTALTMVAQRALHIIDADLAATADALARLADRHRGTAMAGRTLTQHAVPTTFGLKAATWLSGVLDARQSIAVLLRDGLPVQLGGAAGTLGAYLEFARLAGDTGDTYAAKLMHAFADELSLAEPLVPWHTVRTPLHAVVSALSLTTGVLGAMAADVQVMTRTEIGELAEPTGPGRGASSAMPHKRNPVLATRIRAAAAQVPMLAATVGLCLVAEDERPGGAWHAEWQPFREALRLTGGAADAASELSDGLTVFPDRMRRNLHLAGDFMTSERLAVRLTPLLGKIEAKDLLSTLTTRAHESGQPLHALVAADDRVAAVLDPSEVTAALDPADYVGAAGLLVDRVLHRHEMSAASPPGPRQ, from the coding sequence ATGATTGGCGGGCACGGTTTCGACCGGGGACTGCTCAGCCCGAGCAGCGCGGGTCGGGCGATCGAGCACGCCGTCGGCGACGACGCCTTCCTGCAGGCGATGCTCGATGCGGAGGCCGGTCTCGTGCGGGCTCAGGCCCGGCTGGGGGTGGTGCCGCAGCAGCACGCGGACACCATCACCGCCGTCGCGGACGCCCGCCGACTCGACCTCGACGCCATCGCCCGCCGCGCGACCGAGACGGCGAATCCGGTGGTCGCTCTGGTGGCCGCGCTCACCGCGGCGGTCGCCGCGGTGGAGCCGGCCGCCGCCGAGTACGTCCACCGGGGCTCCACCAGCCAGGACATTCTCGACACGGCCCTGACGATGGTGGCCCAGCGGGCGCTGCACATCATCGACGCGGACCTGGCGGCCACCGCCGATGCGCTCGCCCGGCTCGCCGACCGGCACCGGGGCACGGCGATGGCGGGGCGAACGTTGACCCAGCATGCCGTGCCCACGACGTTCGGGCTCAAGGCCGCGACATGGCTGTCCGGGGTGTTGGACGCCCGGCAGAGCATCGCCGTGCTGCTGCGGGACGGGTTGCCGGTGCAGCTGGGTGGCGCCGCCGGCACCCTGGGCGCCTACCTGGAATTCGCGCGGCTGGCCGGCGACACCGGCGACACGTACGCGGCGAAGCTGATGCACGCCTTTGCCGATGAGCTGTCCCTGGCGGAGCCGCTAGTCCCGTGGCACACCGTCCGTACGCCGTTGCACGCGGTCGTGAGTGCGCTGAGCCTCACGACCGGTGTCCTGGGCGCTATGGCGGCCGACGTGCAGGTCATGACCAGAACCGAGATCGGGGAGCTGGCGGAGCCGACCGGGCCGGGGCGTGGGGCTTCCTCCGCGATGCCGCACAAGCGCAATCCGGTGCTGGCCACCCGGATCCGAGCGGCGGCCGCGCAGGTGCCGATGCTCGCCGCGACAGTCGGGTTGTGTCTCGTCGCGGAGGACGAACGCCCGGGCGGTGCGTGGCACGCCGAATGGCAGCCCTTTCGGGAGGCGTTACGGTTGACGGGGGGAGCGGCCGACGCGGCGTCGGAGCTGTCCGACGGCCTGACGGTGTTCCCTGACCGGATGCGGCGCAACCTGCACCTGGCCGGGGATTTCATGACCTCGGAGCGGCTCGCTGTCCGACTGACCCCGCTGCTGGGCAAGATCGAGGCGAAGGACCTGCTATCGACGTTGACCACCCGGGCGCACGAGAGCGGGCAGCCGCTGCATGCGCTGGTGGCGGCCGATGACCGGGTCGCGGCGGTCCTCGACCCGTCGGAGGTGACCGCGGCGCTGGATCCGGCCGACTATGTGGGTGCCGCCGGTCTGCTGGTGGATCGGGTGCTGCACCGCCACGAAATGTCCGCCGCGTCGCCGCCGGGCCCACGCCAGTGA
- a CDS encoding FAD/NAD(P)-binding protein: MGPRGLCVLERLVTNAAATPDRPVRIDVVDPYPPGAGRVWRADQSDRLLMNTVASQVTVYTDATVDMAGRLAEGPSLYEWARFQVLMGDLKQFPSDVADELRGVGPDTYSTRRLFGHYLTWVYRRVVATASANVTVRAHDTVAVAVWDEPHGGQCVQLQTGERLPGLDAVVLAQGHYPVTPTVEEQTLAAFAVEHGLTYILPANPADVDLTMVRPGEPTVLRGLGLCFFDYMALLTEGRAGRYVRGDDGVLTYLPSGLEPRLLAGSRRGIPYRARGRNEKGAHGRHEPRILTVELVNQLRGASGAAPMDFMTDLWPLIAKEVETAFYVATLRRSDCACNGQRFEAEYLEVPWADDQEEEILRRHGITDRWDWNSVLNPGHGDTFTETAALQEWMLRYLQTDLATAEEGNVSGPVKAAMDVLRDLRNEVRLAVDHGGLRGDSHRRHLDSWYTPMNAFLSIGPPAQRVEQMAALMRAGVLEVIGAGMQVSPHPERAAFLVESTQTPGVQHVVTAMIEARLQEVDLRRTADPLLGWMLAHRSCTYHVVSDPGSQPHVTGGVAVTGRPFHPLSATGDRHSRRFVFGVPTEGAHWATAAGARPGVNSVMLGDADAISLSVLALSRAAAETTETVTT; the protein is encoded by the coding sequence ATGGGCCCGCGCGGACTGTGTGTCCTCGAGCGTCTGGTCACCAACGCCGCCGCCACCCCGGACCGTCCTGTGCGCATCGACGTCGTGGACCCGTACCCGCCGGGGGCCGGTCGGGTCTGGCGCGCCGACCAGTCCGACCGGCTGCTGATGAACACCGTCGCATCCCAGGTGACCGTCTACACCGACGCCACGGTCGACATGGCCGGCCGGTTGGCGGAGGGCCCCAGCCTCTACGAGTGGGCCCGCTTCCAGGTGCTGATGGGCGACCTCAAGCAGTTCCCGTCCGATGTGGCCGATGAGTTGCGCGGTGTGGGGCCCGACACCTACTCCACCCGCCGGCTGTTCGGTCATTACCTCACCTGGGTCTACCGGCGGGTGGTCGCCACGGCGTCGGCGAACGTCACGGTGCGGGCGCACGACACGGTCGCGGTGGCCGTGTGGGACGAGCCCCACGGCGGGCAGTGCGTCCAGTTGCAGACCGGTGAACGCCTGCCCGGCCTGGACGCGGTGGTGTTGGCGCAGGGCCACTACCCGGTCACTCCCACCGTAGAGGAGCAGACGCTGGCGGCCTTCGCCGTCGAACACGGGCTGACGTACATCCTGCCGGCCAACCCGGCGGATGTGGACCTGACGATGGTGCGCCCCGGCGAGCCGACTGTGCTGCGTGGGCTCGGGTTGTGTTTCTTCGACTACATGGCTCTGCTCACCGAGGGACGCGCCGGTCGCTACGTCCGCGGCGATGACGGCGTCCTGACCTACCTGCCGTCCGGTCTGGAGCCGCGCCTGCTGGCCGGGTCCCGTCGGGGGATCCCCTACCGGGCGCGGGGCCGCAACGAGAAGGGCGCGCACGGGCGTCACGAACCCCGCATCCTCACCGTCGAGCTGGTCAATCAGCTCCGTGGGGCGTCGGGCGCGGCACCGATGGACTTCATGACCGACCTGTGGCCGCTGATCGCCAAGGAGGTGGAGACCGCCTTCTACGTCGCGACGCTGCGCCGCTCCGACTGCGCCTGCAACGGTCAGCGGTTCGAGGCGGAGTACCTGGAGGTGCCGTGGGCCGACGACCAGGAGGAGGAGATCCTGCGCCGGCACGGGATCACCGACCGGTGGGACTGGAACTCGGTCTTGAACCCGGGGCACGGCGACACCTTCACCGAGACAGCGGCGTTGCAGGAGTGGATGCTGCGCTATCTGCAGACGGACCTGGCCACAGCCGAGGAAGGCAATGTCAGCGGACCGGTGAAGGCGGCCATGGATGTGCTGCGTGACCTCCGTAACGAGGTGCGCCTGGCGGTCGACCATGGGGGGCTGCGCGGTGACTCGCACCGTCGGCACCTCGACAGCTGGTACACGCCCATGAACGCTTTCCTCAGCATCGGTCCGCCGGCCCAGCGGGTGGAGCAGATGGCGGCGCTCATGCGCGCCGGTGTGCTGGAGGTCATCGGCGCGGGCATGCAAGTGTCGCCCCATCCGGAGCGGGCCGCGTTCCTCGTGGAGTCCACGCAGACCCCCGGCGTCCAGCATGTGGTGACCGCGATGATCGAGGCCAGGTTGCAGGAGGTCGACCTGCGACGCACCGCAGACCCGCTGCTCGGGTGGATGCTGGCACACCGGTCCTGCACCTACCATGTGGTGTCGGATCCGGGGTCGCAGCCCCACGTGACCGGTGGAGTGGCGGTCACCGGCCGGCCGTTTCACCCGCTGTCCGCGACGGGAGATCGGCACAGCCGACGGTTCGTGTTCGGCGTGCCGACGGAGGGCGCCCACTGGGCGACGGCGGCGGGTGCGCGTCCCGGCGTCAACTCGGTGATGTTGGGTGACGCGGACGCGATCAGCTTGTCCGTGCTTGCCCTGTCCCGGGCGGCGGCGGAGACGACGGAGACGGTGACGACATGA
- a CDS encoding PLP-dependent cysteine synthase family protein, translating to MAQPTYALAPKPLPSIADGIDDLVGNTPLLRLPVPHRAPGADLLAKLEYANPAASVKDRAALYMLRAAEADGRLRPGGVVVEATSGNTGIALAALCAPRGYRCIIVLPDNATPERIGLLRRFGADVVLTPREARYQGAVDKAEEICAVTPGAWFVRQHDNEDNPRAHLETTGPEIWTDTGGQVDILVCGVGTGGTLCGTATYLKQLNPGLRAVAVEPSGSPLLSGGQPGTHAIPGFNGGFVAPTTDLSVIDEVITVADSEAAATSQWLARRVGVLAGLSSGAATHAALRVARRRSSANRRLVVILPDTGERYLSMWTERP from the coding sequence ATGGCGCAGCCAACCTACGCGCTCGCACCGAAACCATTGCCGAGCATCGCCGACGGGATTGACGACCTCGTCGGCAACACGCCGCTGTTGCGGTTGCCGGTCCCGCACCGCGCGCCCGGCGCCGATCTGCTGGCGAAGCTCGAGTACGCGAACCCGGCCGCCAGCGTGAAGGACCGTGCCGCGCTGTACATGCTGCGCGCTGCGGAGGCCGACGGCCGGTTGCGGCCCGGTGGTGTGGTCGTGGAGGCGACCTCCGGTAACACGGGTATCGCCTTGGCCGCGCTGTGCGCGCCGCGCGGGTACCGGTGCATTATCGTGCTGCCAGACAACGCCACGCCGGAACGGATCGGGCTGTTGCGTCGCTTCGGCGCGGACGTGGTGCTGACTCCACGGGAGGCCCGCTATCAGGGCGCCGTGGACAAGGCCGAGGAAATCTGCGCGGTGACGCCCGGCGCCTGGTTCGTCCGGCAGCACGACAACGAGGACAACCCGCGGGCGCATCTGGAGACGACCGGGCCGGAAATATGGACCGACACGGGTGGTCAGGTCGACATCCTGGTCTGCGGCGTCGGCACGGGCGGCACGTTGTGCGGCACCGCGACCTACCTGAAGCAGCTCAATCCGGGGCTGCGCGCAGTGGCGGTCGAACCGTCGGGGTCGCCTCTGCTGTCGGGGGGGCAGCCGGGCACTCACGCCATCCCGGGCTTCAACGGCGGGTTCGTCGCCCCCACCACCGACCTCAGCGTCATCGACGAGGTGATCACCGTGGCTGACAGTGAGGCGGCGGCGACGAGCCAGTGGCTGGCGCGTCGGGTGGGGGTTCTCGCCGGGTTGTCCTCAGGCGCGGCGACGCACGCGGCGTTGCGGGTCGCCCGCCGCCGTAGCAGCGCCAACCGGCGGTTGGTTGTCATCCTCCCCGACACCGGGGAGCGCTACCTCAGTATGTGGACGGAGCGTCCGTGA
- a CDS encoding nitronate monooxygenase, with product MSEPDPLTRPLVGAPMAGGVSTPALVAAVSDAGGLGFLAAGYQHPADLAADITRVRRATDAPFGVNVFVPESRPVDLDAVGVFRRALTAEAARWRVTLPEPVERDSDFFDEKVDIVVAARVPVVSFTFGCPPRAVVDRLHSVGTRVVVTVTDAQEAIEAAAVGADALCVQSAHAGGHRATFTSAERCDTRTGTPELVASVRQAVAVPLIAAGGIVRPEEAAAVVEAGASAAQIGTALLTTPEAGTHAAHRAALTASDRGTTVTRAFSGRLARGLRNRFIDSFGALAPAAYPQVHHLTKPLRAAAAARGDAEGMALWAGTGHHLVRAEPAAAVVARLAAVVASRRPESR from the coding sequence GTGAGCGAGCCGGACCCGCTGACACGTCCCCTGGTGGGCGCGCCGATGGCGGGCGGTGTGAGCACTCCCGCGCTCGTCGCCGCGGTCAGCGACGCCGGGGGACTGGGGTTTCTGGCCGCCGGGTATCAGCACCCGGCCGACCTGGCCGCCGACATCACCCGGGTGCGTCGCGCTACCGACGCCCCATTCGGCGTCAACGTGTTCGTGCCGGAGTCCCGGCCAGTCGACCTGGACGCCGTGGGAGTGTTCCGGCGCGCGCTGACGGCGGAGGCCGCCCGTTGGCGGGTGACATTGCCCGAGCCGGTGGAACGGGACTCGGACTTCTTCGACGAGAAGGTCGACATCGTCGTCGCCGCTCGGGTGCCGGTGGTCAGCTTCACCTTCGGCTGCCCACCCCGCGCGGTCGTCGACCGGTTGCACTCCGTGGGGACGCGGGTTGTCGTGACCGTCACCGACGCGCAGGAGGCGATCGAGGCCGCCGCGGTTGGTGCCGACGCCCTGTGCGTGCAGAGCGCCCACGCCGGCGGGCACCGCGCCACCTTCACTTCCGCCGAACGGTGCGACACGCGGACGGGTACGCCGGAGCTGGTGGCGTCGGTCCGGCAGGCCGTCGCGGTGCCCTTGATCGCGGCCGGCGGCATCGTCCGGCCCGAGGAGGCCGCCGCGGTGGTCGAGGCCGGCGCGTCGGCGGCGCAGATCGGCACCGCCCTGCTGACCACGCCGGAAGCCGGCACCCACGCCGCGCACCGGGCCGCCCTGACCGCGTCCGACCGTGGCACCACCGTCACCCGGGCGTTCTCTGGCCGTCTGGCCCGAGGACTGCGCAACCGCTTCATCGACTCGTTCGGCGCGCTCGCGCCGGCGGCGTATCCGCAGGTGCATCACCTGACGAAGCCGCTGCGCGCGGCGGCGGCGGCGCGCGGCGACGCGGAGGGCATGGCGCTGTGGGCGGGGACGGGTCACCACCTCGTCCGGGCGGAGCCCGCGGCGGCGGTCGTCGCCCGCCTGGCCGCCGTCGTGGCCAGCCGCCGGCCGGAATCACGTTGA
- the pabB gene encoding aminodeoxychorismate synthase component I, translated as MRTLLVDNYDSYTYNLFQLIAVVNGAEPTVVRHDDPSVETLDLRQFDNVVISPGPGRPDREKDFGFSARVIADSPVPVLGVCLGHQGIASAHGAAVLSAPAPRHGHLTAVTHDGTGIFAGIPQKFTAVRYHSLCVENLPPELIATAWAEDGVIMGLRHVSRPMWGVQFHPESICTEYGQGLLANFRDLTLANRSRETVHASAPSTTTGLRLHVRSLDWETDAEEAFGRLFRDSSHAFWLDSARVEEGLSRFSYLGDASGPLSEIVRYDVGAGEVEVTAAGGQSSRVPGTVFSYLRQRLSEMRVDSDALPTDFTCGYVGYFGYELKGDLGSPVPHRADTPDAYWIFADRFLAVDHRDKQTHLVALSDCSEAADQAAQEWLRATAEQLTSIPEARPTVAQIPPSVDAAALTPSLVRNQQQYLADIDSCKRELVAGESYEICLTNSLLLPRPKDGFAFYRAMRRYNSAPYSAYLRLGDLEVACSSPERFLRLTPDGMVETKPIKGTAPRHPDPEVDAALRDELTTSDKTRAENLMIVDLLRNDLGRVCEVGTVTVPKLMQTESYASVHQLVSTIQGRLRAGSSAVDCVEACFPGGSMTGAPKLRTLQIIDGLETTARGIYSGSLGFLSCNGTADLNIVIRTAVLAGQQMHVGAGGAIILDSDPQGEFDEMLLKAAAPLRALLSGGYQEDIDVYQ; from the coding sequence GTGCGCACCCTGCTGGTCGACAACTACGACTCCTACACCTACAACCTGTTCCAGCTCATCGCCGTCGTCAACGGCGCCGAACCGACCGTTGTGCGCCACGATGACCCGTCCGTGGAGACGCTGGACCTGCGCCAGTTCGACAACGTCGTCATCTCCCCCGGCCCGGGACGCCCCGACCGGGAAAAGGACTTCGGGTTCTCCGCGCGGGTCATCGCGGACTCGCCGGTGCCCGTGCTGGGCGTCTGTCTCGGACACCAGGGCATCGCCTCCGCGCACGGCGCGGCGGTCCTGTCCGCGCCGGCGCCGCGACACGGCCACCTGACAGCGGTCACCCACGACGGGACCGGCATCTTCGCCGGCATCCCGCAGAAGTTCACCGCCGTCCGCTACCACTCGCTGTGTGTCGAGAACCTTCCCCCTGAGCTGATCGCGACGGCCTGGGCCGAGGACGGGGTGATCATGGGACTGCGGCACGTTAGCCGCCCCATGTGGGGCGTGCAGTTCCACCCCGAGTCAATCTGCACCGAATACGGGCAGGGCCTGCTGGCGAACTTCCGCGACCTCACCCTGGCGAACCGAAGCCGGGAGACTGTCCACGCGTCCGCCCCATCCACGACCACTGGGCTCCGGCTGCACGTGCGCTCCCTGGACTGGGAGACCGACGCGGAGGAGGCCTTCGGTCGGCTTTTCCGCGACTCCTCCCACGCGTTCTGGCTCGACAGCGCCCGGGTGGAGGAGGGCCTGTCCCGGTTCTCCTATCTCGGTGACGCCTCAGGTCCGCTGTCCGAGATCGTCCGCTACGACGTCGGCGCCGGCGAGGTCGAGGTCACCGCGGCGGGCGGGCAGTCGTCGCGGGTGCCGGGGACCGTCTTTTCCTATCTGCGGCAGCGGTTGTCCGAGATGCGCGTTGACTCGGACGCGCTGCCCACTGACTTCACGTGCGGCTACGTCGGCTACTTCGGATACGAGCTGAAGGGCGACCTCGGCTCGCCCGTCCCGCACCGCGCCGACACCCCCGACGCGTACTGGATCTTCGCGGACCGTTTCCTCGCCGTCGACCACCGGGACAAGCAGACCCACCTGGTCGCGCTGTCCGACTGCAGTGAGGCCGCTGACCAGGCCGCGCAGGAGTGGCTGCGTGCCACCGCCGAGCAGCTGACGTCGATTCCCGAGGCGCGACCGACGGTGGCGCAGATCCCACCGTCGGTCGACGCAGCGGCGCTCACCCCGTCGCTGGTGCGGAATCAGCAGCAGTACCTGGCCGACATCGACTCCTGCAAGCGGGAGCTGGTGGCCGGTGAGAGCTACGAGATCTGCCTGACCAACTCTCTGCTGCTGCCCCGGCCCAAGGACGGTTTCGCCTTCTACCGGGCGATGCGCCGGTACAACTCGGCCCCCTATTCGGCCTACCTCCGTTTGGGCGACCTCGAGGTGGCCTGCTCCTCCCCGGAGCGTTTCCTGCGGCTGACTCCGGACGGGATGGTGGAGACGAAGCCGATCAAGGGGACGGCGCCCCGGCATCCCGATCCGGAGGTCGACGCGGCCCTCCGCGACGAGCTGACCACCAGCGACAAGACCCGCGCGGAGAACCTCATGATCGTCGACCTGCTCCGCAACGATCTCGGTCGTGTGTGCGAGGTCGGCACCGTCACGGTGCCCAAGTTGATGCAGACCGAGTCGTACGCGAGCGTTCATCAGCTCGTCTCGACCATCCAGGGCCGGCTGCGGGCGGGCTCCAGCGCCGTCGACTGCGTCGAGGCGTGTTTCCCCGGTGGTTCCATGACCGGAGCGCCGAAGCTGCGCACGCTGCAGATCATCGACGGGCTGGAGACCACCGCCCGGGGCATCTACTCCGGCTCGTTGGGCTTCCTCAGCTGCAACGGCACGGCGGACCTGAACATCGTGATCCGCACCGCGGTGCTGGCTGGTCAGCAGATGCACGTCGGCGCTGGGGGCGCCATCATCCTCGACTCCGACCCTCAGGGCGAGTTCGACGAGATGCTGTTGAAGGCTGCCGCGCCGCTGCGCGCACTGCTCAGCGGGGGCTACCAGGAGGACATCGATGTCTATCAGTGA
- a CDS encoding tautomerase family protein — MPHINIKFFPVTLQQDTEQQLITDLTEAVTTAFGCSADVVSVAFEPIEEQRWQAQVYQPEIIERRHLLRKLPNY, encoded by the coding sequence ATGCCCCACATCAACATCAAGTTCTTTCCGGTAACCCTGCAGCAGGACACCGAACAGCAGCTGATCACCGACCTGACCGAAGCGGTCACCACCGCGTTCGGGTGCAGCGCGGATGTCGTGTCCGTCGCCTTCGAGCCGATCGAGGAGCAGCGCTGGCAGGCGCAGGTCTACCAGCCGGAAATCATCGAGCGCCGGCACCTGCTGCGAAAGCTGCCGAACTACTGA